One Candidatus Aminicenantes bacterium genomic window carries:
- a CDS encoding efflux RND transporter permease subunit has product RSEPLGNIFKTASQVAEKFRKKDFLAGVDLSLRLNRPEYQVRIDRQKAMDLGLNLSDIGTVVKTMVSGNVPSFFKEGAYYYPIRVMMSEKEIRGQYDLENIYLFTPKSAAVPLNAVARVVQTVSPLQIDRKDQMRMIKVTANVQDKSVGEATDLLKSELAAFILPAGYRLNYGGQSQMLGENSRQMVWIVILALFLGYVVMVLYFESFLKPLIIIVRIPLSLAGMTFALYLTGTPLSVTAMIGVIMLSGMEINNGVLLLTFIDELSAAGETTWNAVTKAALVRFRPILITDVNSIAGLLPLAFMWGDGTELLKPMAVVVIGGLIFGMLMVFIFLPVLYMIVYGGRDNKHQVEKTEAPQLGSKI; this is encoded by the coding sequence GCGCAGCGAGCCACTGGGCAATATTTTTAAAACCGCTTCGCAGGTTGCCGAGAAATTCAGAAAAAAGGATTTTCTTGCCGGGGTCGACCTCTCGTTGCGCCTGAACCGGCCCGAATATCAAGTCAGGATCGACCGCCAGAAAGCCATGGATCTCGGGCTTAACCTCAGCGATATCGGGACAGTTGTGAAAACAATGGTTTCTGGCAATGTTCCTTCCTTTTTCAAGGAAGGAGCTTACTATTATCCCATTCGGGTCATGATGAGTGAAAAGGAGATTCGCGGCCAATACGACCTGGAGAACATTTACCTTTTTACGCCCAAAAGCGCCGCGGTGCCGCTGAACGCCGTAGCCCGGGTGGTGCAAACGGTCAGTCCTTTGCAGATCGACCGCAAAGACCAGATGCGCATGATCAAAGTCACGGCCAACGTTCAGGACAAAAGTGTGGGCGAAGCAACGGATTTGCTCAAGTCCGAATTGGCCGCCTTCATCTTGCCGGCAGGGTATCGCTTGAACTATGGCGGGCAATCGCAAATGCTGGGCGAAAACTCGCGGCAAATGGTATGGATTGTGATTCTGGCGTTATTTCTCGGCTATGTGGTTATGGTCCTCTACTTCGAAAGCTTTTTGAAGCCCCTGATCATCATTGTCCGTATCCCGCTTTCTCTGGCCGGGATGACCTTTGCCCTTTATCTCACCGGCACTCCTCTCAGCGTCACCGCCATGATCGGCGTTATCATGCTTTCCGGCATGGAAATAAACAATGGCGTGCTTTTGCTTACTTTTATTGATGAACTGTCGGCTGCAGGCGAAACAACCTGGAATGCCGTCACCAAGGCGGCGCTGGTTCGATTTCGGCCCATATTGATCACCGATGTGAACAGCATCGCCGGCCTGCTTCCCCTGGCTTTTATGTGGGGGGACGGCACGGAGTTGCTGAAACCCATGGCGGTTGTGGTCATAGGCGGGTTGATCTTCGGCATGTTAATGGTATTCATTTTCCTGCCAGTGCTGTACATGATCGTATACGGGGGCAGGGACAATAAACACCAGGTTGAAAAAACCGAAGCACCTCAGTTGGGAAGCAAGATTTGA